One part of the Mycobacterium marinum genome encodes these proteins:
- a CDS encoding D-alanine--D-alanine ligase family protein → MSGSSRRGERLRVAVVFGGRSNEHAISCVSAGSILRNLDPRRFEVIAIGITPQGSWVLTDGNPDALAITDRRLPEVSSQSGTELALPADPRWGGQLVSLPPGAGEVLASVDVVFPVLHGPYGEDGTIQGLLELAGVPYVGAGVLASAAGMDKEFTKKLWSAAGLPIGPHAVLRPSRQSLDREELQRLGLPAYVKPARGGSSIGVSRVSSFDELPAAIAAARRHDPKVIVEAAINGRELECGVLEFPDGRLEASTLGEIRVAGVRGREDGFYDFETKYLDDAAELDVPAKVEDDVADAVRQLAIRAFEAIDCQGLARVDFFLTDDGPVINEINTMPGFTTISMYPRMWAASGVDYPTLLATMVETALARGIGLR, encoded by the coding sequence GTGAGTGGCAGCAGCCGGCGTGGCGAACGTCTCCGGGTTGCCGTCGTGTTCGGCGGACGCAGCAACGAGCATGCGATCTCATGCGTGTCTGCGGGCAGCATTCTGCGCAATCTTGACCCGCGACGCTTCGAGGTGATCGCGATCGGGATCACCCCGCAAGGCTCGTGGGTGCTCACCGACGGCAACCCGGATGCGCTGGCAATCACCGACCGGCGGCTACCCGAGGTGAGCTCGCAGTCCGGCACCGAGCTGGCTTTGCCGGCAGATCCGCGCTGGGGCGGCCAACTGGTCTCGTTGCCGCCCGGTGCCGGAGAGGTGCTGGCCTCGGTCGACGTGGTGTTTCCCGTGCTGCATGGACCGTACGGCGAGGACGGAACGATCCAGGGACTACTCGAACTCGCCGGCGTTCCCTATGTCGGCGCCGGGGTGCTGGCCAGCGCGGCCGGTATGGACAAAGAGTTCACCAAGAAACTGTGGAGTGCGGCGGGGCTACCGATCGGCCCGCATGCCGTGCTGCGCCCATCGCGACAATCGCTGGACCGCGAGGAACTGCAGCGGCTGGGGTTGCCGGCTTACGTCAAACCCGCGCGCGGCGGCTCCTCGATCGGTGTCAGCCGGGTCTCGAGCTTCGATGAGCTGCCCGCCGCGATCGCCGCCGCCCGGCGACACGATCCGAAGGTGATCGTCGAGGCCGCGATCAACGGTCGCGAGCTGGAGTGCGGCGTGCTCGAGTTCCCCGACGGCAGATTGGAAGCCAGCACCCTGGGAGAGATCCGGGTGGCCGGGGTGCGTGGACGCGAAGACGGTTTCTATGACTTTGAGACCAAATACCTCGACGACGCTGCCGAATTGGACGTGCCGGCCAAGGTCGAAGACGACGTCGCTGACGCGGTGCGCCAGCTGGCGATTCGCGCTTTCGAGGCCATCGACTGCCAAGGCCTGGCCCGAGTCGACTTCTTCCTCACCGACGACGGCCCGGTGATCAACGAGATCAACACGATGCCGGGGTTCACCACGATCTCGATGTACCCGCGGATGTGGGCGGCCAGCGGGGTCGACTATCCCACCTTGCTGGCCACCATGGTGGAGACCGCGTTGGCGCGGGGCATCGGCCTGCGCTAA
- a CDS encoding RNA degradosome polyphosphate kinase: MIGNDRWVTEIETGPVTEARPDTNAREPGDGTPAAPPAATPAATTDQLPEDRYLNRELSWLEFNARVLALAADDSMPLLERAKFLAIFASNLDEFYMVRVAGLKRRHQMGLSALSADGLTPREQLGRIGEQTQRIASRHARVFRDSVLPALGEEGIYVVTWADLDQAEREQLSTYFHEQVFPVLTPLAVDPAHPFPFVSGLSLNLAVTVRQPEDGGQHFARVKVPDNVDRFVELGGTDTDGAEGAAVYRFLPVEELIAAFLPVLFPGMEIVEHHAFRITRNADFEVEEDRDEDLLQALERELARRRFGSPVRLEVADDMTEGMLELLLRELDVHPGDVIEVPGLLDLSSLWQIYGLDRPALKDRTFVPATHPAFAERETPKSIFATLREGDVLVHHPYYSFSTSVQRFIEQAAADPNVLAIKQTLYRTSGDSPIVRALIDAAEAGKQVVALVEIKARFDEQANIRWARALEQAGVHVAYGIVGLKTHCKTALVVRREGPVIRRYCHIGTGNYNSKTARLYEDVGLLTAAPDIGADLTDLFNSLTGYSRKLSYRNLLVAPHGIRAGIIERVEREVAAHLEHGPQAGKGHIRLKMNALVDEQVIDALYRASQAGVRIEVVVRGICALRPGAKGFSENITARSILGRFLEHSRILHFRAIDEFWIGSADMMHRNLDRRVEVMAQVKDPRLTAQLDDLFESALDPATRCWELGPDGQWTASPQEGRTVRDHQVSLMERHRSP; the protein is encoded by the coding sequence GTGATAGGCAATGATCGCTGGGTGACCGAAATCGAAACCGGCCCAGTCACAGAGGCACGGCCAGACACGAACGCACGGGAGCCAGGCGACGGGACCCCGGCGGCACCGCCGGCCGCGACGCCGGCCGCGACCACCGATCAGCTGCCCGAGGACCGCTACCTCAACCGCGAACTGAGCTGGCTGGAGTTCAACGCCCGGGTGCTCGCGCTCGCCGCCGACGACTCGATGCCGTTGCTCGAACGGGCAAAGTTCCTGGCCATCTTCGCGTCCAATCTCGACGAGTTCTACATGGTTCGGGTGGCCGGTCTCAAACGCCGCCACCAGATGGGGTTGTCGGCTCTGTCCGCCGACGGCCTCACCCCACGGGAGCAGCTGGGCCGCATCGGCGAGCAGACGCAGCGTATCGCCAGCCGCCATGCGCGGGTGTTTCGCGATTCGGTGTTGCCCGCGCTCGGCGAGGAAGGCATCTACGTTGTCACGTGGGCTGACCTGGATCAGGCTGAGCGCGAGCAACTGTCGACCTATTTCCACGAGCAGGTATTTCCGGTACTGACTCCGCTGGCCGTCGACCCCGCGCACCCGTTCCCATTTGTCAGCGGGTTGAGCCTGAACCTGGCGGTCACGGTGCGCCAACCCGAAGACGGTGGCCAGCACTTCGCCCGGGTGAAGGTGCCCGACAACGTCGATCGCTTCGTCGAACTGGGCGGAACAGATACCGACGGAGCCGAAGGGGCGGCCGTATACCGGTTCCTGCCCGTGGAGGAACTCATCGCGGCCTTTCTTCCGGTGCTCTTCCCCGGGATGGAAATCGTCGAGCATCACGCGTTTCGCATCACGCGCAACGCAGACTTCGAAGTCGAGGAGGATCGCGACGAAGACCTGCTGCAGGCGCTCGAGCGGGAATTGGCTCGCCGACGGTTCGGTTCGCCGGTGCGGCTAGAAGTTGCCGACGACATGACCGAAGGCATGCTGGAGTTGCTGCTGCGTGAGCTCGACGTGCATCCCGGGGATGTCATCGAGGTGCCGGGGCTGCTGGATCTCTCATCGCTGTGGCAGATCTACGGTTTGGACCGCCCAGCCCTCAAGGATCGGACCTTCGTTCCGGCCACCCATCCCGCCTTCGCCGAGCGCGAAACGCCCAAGAGCATCTTCGCGACGCTGCGCGAGGGTGACGTTTTGGTGCACCATCCCTACTATTCGTTTTCCACCAGCGTGCAGCGGTTCATCGAGCAAGCCGCCGCAGACCCCAACGTGCTGGCGATCAAACAGACGCTGTATCGCACCTCCGGGGATTCGCCGATTGTTCGGGCCCTGATCGACGCGGCCGAGGCGGGCAAACAGGTAGTGGCGCTGGTCGAGATCAAGGCCCGCTTCGACGAGCAGGCCAACATCCGCTGGGCCCGCGCGCTGGAGCAGGCGGGCGTGCACGTGGCCTACGGCATCGTCGGGCTCAAAACGCACTGCAAGACAGCACTGGTCGTGCGTCGTGAGGGCCCGGTGATCCGGCGGTACTGCCACATCGGGACGGGAAACTACAACAGCAAGACCGCGCGCCTGTATGAGGATGTCGGCCTGCTGACCGCCGCGCCCGACATTGGCGCAGACCTCACCGACCTGTTCAATTCGTTGACCGGCTACTCGCGAAAGCTGTCCTATCGCAATCTGTTGGTGGCCCCGCACGGGATTCGTGCCGGCATCATTGAACGCGTCGAACGCGAGGTGGCCGCACACCTTGAACACGGCCCCCAGGCTGGAAAGGGCCACATCCGGCTCAAGATGAACGCCCTCGTCGACGAACAGGTCATCGACGCGCTCTACCGCGCTTCGCAAGCGGGGGTCCGGATCGAGGTCGTGGTGCGTGGCATCTGCGCGCTGCGCCCCGGGGCCAAGGGGTTCTCGGAAAACATCACCGCCCGCTCGATTCTCGGCCGATTTCTAGAGCATTCGCGAATCCTGCATTTCCGCGCGATTGACGAATTCTGGATCGGCAGCGCCGACATGATGCACCGCAATCTCGATCGGCGGGTGGAGGTGATGGCTCAGGTCAAGGACCCGCGGCTGACCGCGCAGTTGGACGACTTGTTCGAGTCCGCACTCGACCCTGCCACCCGCTGCTGGGAACTGGGGCCCGACGGTCAATGGACCGCGTCGCCTCAGGAAGGCCGTACCGTTCGGGACCATCAGGTATCACTGATGGAGCGGCACCGCAGCCCCTAA
- a CDS encoding NAD(P)H-dependent glycerol-3-phosphate dehydrogenase: protein MASTGTVTVMGAGAWGTALAKVLADAGGEVKLWARRADVANQINDSRYNPDYLPGTLLPPGIRATADAAEALAGADTVLLGVPAQTMRTNLEHWTTLIPRGATLVSLAKGIELGTLMRMSQVIVSVTGADPAQVAVISGPNLASEIAECQPAATVVACSDSGRAVALQRALNSGYFRPYTNTDVVGTEIGGACKNVIALACGMAAGVGLGENTVATIITRGLAEIIRLGIALGAKGATLAGLAGVGDLVATCTSSRSRNRSLGECLGRGEILQSALHSKEGHVVEGVTSCESVLALASSYDVEMPLTDAVHRVCYKGLSVDDAIALLLGRSTKPE from the coding sequence ATGGCCAGCACGGGAACCGTCACGGTGATGGGAGCCGGTGCCTGGGGCACCGCCCTGGCCAAGGTGTTGGCCGATGCCGGGGGCGAGGTCAAGCTGTGGGCCCGGCGCGCCGACGTTGCCAACCAGATCAACGACAGCCGATACAACCCCGACTACCTGCCCGGTACGTTGCTGCCGCCGGGGATCCGGGCCACCGCCGACGCGGCAGAGGCGCTCGCCGGCGCGGATACGGTGCTGCTGGGTGTACCCGCGCAGACGATGCGGACCAATCTCGAGCACTGGACAACCCTGATTCCACGTGGCGCGACCCTGGTGAGTCTGGCCAAGGGCATCGAGCTGGGCACCCTGATGCGGATGAGTCAGGTGATCGTCTCGGTCACCGGAGCAGACCCGGCCCAGGTCGCGGTGATCTCGGGCCCCAACCTGGCTAGCGAGATCGCCGAGTGCCAGCCCGCTGCCACCGTCGTGGCCTGCAGCGACTCCGGCCGGGCCGTCGCGTTACAACGTGCGCTCAACAGCGGCTACTTCCGTCCCTATACCAACACCGATGTCGTCGGCACCGAGATCGGGGGAGCGTGCAAAAACGTCATCGCGCTGGCGTGCGGTATGGCCGCGGGCGTTGGCCTGGGGGAAAACACCGTGGCAACCATCATCACCCGCGGATTGGCGGAGATCATCCGGCTCGGTATCGCCCTGGGCGCCAAGGGGGCGACGCTGGCCGGGCTGGCCGGGGTAGGTGACTTGGTAGCGACCTGCACGTCGTCGCGCTCCCGCAACCGGTCGTTGGGCGAGTGCCTAGGCCGCGGCGAGATCCTGCAATCGGCACTGCACAGCAAGGAAGGCCACGTCGTGGAAGGGGTGACGTCGTGCGAATCGGTGCTCGCGCTGGCGTCCAGCTACGACGTCGAAATGCCGCTCACCGACGCCGTACACCGGGTCTGCTACAAGGGCCTGTCGGTAGACGACGCGATCGCGCTGTTGCTGGGGCGTAGTACCAAACCCGAATAG
- the cofC gene encoding 2-phospho-L-lactate guanylyltransferase has translation MSGIRADGTGDVGLIIAVKRLGAAKTRLAPVFSAAARESVVLAMLMDTLTAAARVADLRSITVITPDESAAAAATELGAEVLADPTRQGDPDPLNNAILTAEQVVSGSVPNIVVLQGDLPAMQTQELADAICAARVHQRSFVADRLGTGTAALCAFGSALDPQFGPDSSARHRRSGAVELTGAWPGLRCDVDTPADLAAARRLGVGPATARVVAHHR, from the coding sequence ATGAGCGGCATACGGGCCGACGGTACGGGTGATGTCGGCCTGATCATCGCCGTCAAGCGATTGGGTGCGGCCAAGACGAGATTGGCCCCGGTGTTCTCCGCGGCGGCCCGGGAAAGTGTGGTGCTGGCCATGCTGATGGACACTTTGACCGCCGCGGCGCGGGTAGCCGACCTGCGCTCGATCACCGTCATCACACCGGACGAATCCGCCGCGGCCGCGGCAACCGAGCTCGGCGCCGAGGTGTTGGCCGACCCGACTCGCCAAGGTGATCCCGACCCGCTGAACAACGCCATCCTCACCGCCGAACAGGTGGTATCCGGTTCCGTGCCAAATATTGTTGTGCTGCAAGGCGATCTGCCTGCGATGCAGACCCAGGAGCTCGCCGATGCGATCTGCGCCGCACGCGTTCACCAGCGCAGCTTCGTCGCCGATCGGCTCGGCACCGGCACCGCGGCCCTGTGCGCCTTCGGAAGCGCACTCGATCCCCAGTTCGGGCCGGATTCCAGCGCCCGACATCGCCGTTCCGGGGCCGTCGAGCTGACCGGCGCGTGGCCCGGCCTGCGTTGCGACGTCGACACTCCGGCGGACTTGGCGGCCGCCCGCCGCCTCGGGGTCGGACCGGCGACTGCACGAGTCGTCGCCCACCATCGCTAG